The following are from one region of the Coffea eugenioides isolate CCC68of chromosome 2, Ceug_1.0, whole genome shotgun sequence genome:
- the LOC113760038 gene encoding uncharacterized protein LOC113760038 → MDLQVRGRGRGRITRQHPEGSGDREPEVNPDHGQGNVAGDPVATAINRITDVLERMTEHQAHGVVHQQGGPIDSEDRALERFLKFGPPKFYGGPEPEVAEGWWERISDIFAALNYTEERQVTFAAFQLEGVARSWWNLIRVNWDWNHTPRTWANFTREFNAKFLPPLIQEKREDDFIKCRQGAMSVGEYEIQFTKLSRYAPELVATEQRRVRRFVQGLNVEIQEGLAAVRIDTFTEAVERAQRVEVARAQVKTFQAKKRFAPSSSREPIYANAPPAKVGRGTGGINSHGAPRGALVRGASVRGAGERDNGANGGPNGRGQPRNASQGGRVTTSQVTCGYCRRAGHIEKECWKKGGKCLRCDSSEHQIAGCPKMQEEAERNREQVPHHSAPPFSPAATSSQL, encoded by the exons ATGGATCTCCAAGTTAGAGGTAGAGGACGTGGGAGAATAACTAGGCAACACCCCGAGGGTAGTGGTGATAGGGAACCTGAGGTCAACCCAGACCATGGTCAGGGAAACGTGGCCGGAGATCCAGTGGCCACCGCAATCAATAGAATAACTGATGTGTTAGAGCGCATGACTGAGCACCAAGCTCATGGAGTAGTGCATCAGCAAGGAGGCCCAATCGATTCTGAGGATCGGGCATTAGAGAGATTCCTGAAGTTTGGACCTCCTAAGTTCTACGGAGGCCCAGAACCTGAGGTAGCCGAAGGTTGGTGGGAAAGGATCTCTGATATTTTCGCCGCTTTAAATTATACGGAAGAAAGGCAAGTGACTTTTGCGGCATTCCAGCTTGAGGGAGTtgctcgttcctggtggaacttGATTAGGGTCAATTGGGACTGGAATCATACTCCTAGGACCTGGGCGAACTTCACAAGGGAATTCAACGCCaaatttcttcctcctctcatccaagagaaaagagaggatgatttCATCAAGTGTAGGCAGGGGGCGATGAGTGTCGGCGAATATGAGATTCAATTCACGAAATTGTCCCGTTATGCTCCCGAATTggtagctacggagcaaaggcgtGTAAGGAGGTTTGTACAGGGACTGAACGTGGAAATTCAGGAGGGATTAGCTGCTGTTCGAATAGACACATTTACTGAAGCTGTAGAGAGAGCTCAAAGGGTTGAAGTTGCCAGAGCTCAAGTAAAAACTTTCCaggccaagaaaagatttgcACCTAGCAGCAGTCGGGAGCCGATTTATGCAAATGCTCCACCGGCCAAAGTGGGTCGAGGAACGGGTGGAATAAATAGTCACGGAGCACCACGGGGCGCTCTAGTGAGAGGAGCTAGTGTCAGAGGTGCCGGAGAAAGAGACAATGGAGCTAACGGAGGACCAAATGGAAGAGGTCAACCTAGGAACGCCTCGCAAGGAGGTCGTGTGACCACTTCTCAGGTAACTTGTGGGTATTGCAGGAGGGCTGGTCATATTGAGAAGGAATGCTGGAAAAAGGGAGGAAAGTGCTTGAGGTGTGATAGCAGCGAGCACCAAATTGCCGGTTGCCCAAAAATGCAAGaag AGgcagagagaaaccgtgagcagGTTCCCCACCATTCTGCACCTCCATTTTCACCAGCTGCAACCAGTTCCCAGCTGTAG
- the LOC113760039 gene encoding annexin D3-like yields the protein MLLITISSGLPQILVRLISSYRFNKEVVNFSVANSEAATLHDAIKTGQLDHDDLVWILSTRNYFQLRETFKCYKYKYGSSIEQDIMASGKGTLESILKVAIWCIDAPEKHFAEVIRASIIGLRTDEDSLTRAIVTRAEIDMMKVRGEYFNMHKSSLDNAVIGDTSGHYKNFLMTLLGAKI from the exons ATGCTCCTAATTACTATTTCATCTGGACTTCCACAGATACTTGTTCGACTTATAAGTTCATACAGATTTAACAAAGAAGTAGTGAATTTTAGTGTTGCTAATTCAGAGGCAGCTACTCTACATGATGCAATTAAAACGGGGCAGTTGGATCATGATGATCTAGTTTGGATACTCAGCACTAGAAACTATTTTCAGCTTAGAGAAACTTTCAAGTGCTATAAGTATAAATATGGGAGTTCAATAGAACAG GATATTATGGCTTCTGGCAAAGGCACTTTGGAGTCTATTTTGAAAGTGGCTATTTGGTGCATAGACGCCCCAGAAAAGCACTTTGCAGAG GTGATTAGAGCTTCGATCATTGGCCTCCGGACTGATGAGGATTCTCTGACCAGAGCTATTGTAACTCGAGCAGAGATTGACATGATGAAAGTTAGAGGAGAATATTTCAACATGCACAAAAGCAGTCTTGATAATGCAGTCATTGGTGACACATCAGGACACTACAAGAACTTCTTAATGACGTTGCTGGGTGCAAAGATTTGA